The following DNA comes from Rhipicephalus microplus isolate Deutch F79 chromosome 6, USDA_Rmic, whole genome shotgun sequence.
acgttaaaccccacaaatcaatcatgccACTTACCTCTGATAGCTGGGTATTGTTTTTGTCGATGCGTCGTTTGAAGGCCTCGTACGCCACTTCCATCGCCGGAACTTCGGGAAATATGCTGACGCCACCAGGCAGACAATGAAGTGCACGTCGTTTGAATGCATTTTGGACTTCCCTGCTCAACCAACTCGAGGTGACCTCGGCTTCCGCATTGACCTGAGAAAAGGCAAAAGGACTTACGCTCTATTCGAGAAGTACAGTATAATAGCTCTAACCATATATCATTATTCTATGGGTTATTGTAAAGGACTTGCGCTTGAGAGAGgaaaacaacttttattgaaaacAGCCAGACTGAGAGGCCTCCTATATAGGTGGCAGCCAGAAGTGCTTATGCTATGGTGGCATCTTTGGCTCGCCTATGGATTTAGAGTTGCTCTTAAGAGTCCGGGCATGTTAGAGCGATCTCCCGTTGTTTTGCGCTAATGAATTTTCAGTTTTGCACTGTCGCCCTGTCACAAGCCCACACTTAGATGATATAGGTCCACCCTTTGCTGACAAAAGCTACACAGATCTTGGAATAGCTTTGCGTAGAAGCAGTAGTAAGCAACCGGACTCGGGAACGTGTTCATACCTGTAAAAGGTGCCATGCCATCGCCTGCTGCTTGCTTCGCGAGATGTGTACCGGGAGAAAGCGGGCCTTTCCAAGTCTGCACTGTTTTGTAATGTCCTCATAACTAACCATGCATGCTGTTTCTGCCCGTCCCCGGGTTTCGCGCTCTGCCTGTTTGGCCGGCCATTTCTCGAGCCAGGTAGAGAGGAGTGAGCTGGCGCCAAAATAATAGAAACAAACTCTCCTTGAAAGTTACCTAGATTTCTTTGTGCGTGGGGCAAGATTCCGCCCTTAGCTTAATTTTCAATAGCGGTTGTAGATTCACTGATTATGACTCTGGCTTGGGTGGAGGCTAATGTTCGTGCTATAGCCAGCTCCTTAGTTTAGCACTGCAGTCAAGAAATGAAATGTGGCATGCTGCGAATGCAAGACATTTCCATGCATCTTAAGTATGTGAACGCCTGAATACATAAGTAAAGTGTATGCTTAAGTGTATTTCTTGTACCATAGTTTTACTGGTTGTTTTCATTTTACGCTATCGATCTCATGTTATATATGTGGGTTATAGAACAAGAAAACGGTATGGTTTTCACTATTGCTTACGTTTTTGTTGTCAGCACATGGATGGAACTTAATTTTTTCATTTATCCATAGGCCCGCAAACTCATCAGTCGATTAATTCAGGCTCCTTCAAAGCAAAGCGAGCTGTGGCTGAGACTGAGCGAGTCTGGTTGGGAAAACTTTTCCTGAGCCTGATGCCGAGTGAGTCCGactggaaaaaaaatattttagtgactctgagtctgagcgagtccggtTGAGGAAAGGTGTGATGAATCTAAGTCCGGAGTGACTCCCAACGGTAAAATACATTTCATATGCGAGTCTGAGCGACCTCCACGTGTTTTGCCGACCTATAGACGCATCGCTTAAATTTGGTGAAAAATCGAAGTCATGCTCCAGCGCATTGCCTCAAAACTTTTTAGCGCACTGTGTTCAATATGAAGAGTTATGTACAGAAATTATTCCCTAAGATTTCTGCGACATGTTGTGAAATACGAGTGGTTATCGTCGTACTCAGTGCTAGAGTTATCTAGGCGGTCATCGGTATTGTATTTGGCCGCAGCGTCTGGTCAGTATACCTAACACGTGTCCGAGCTCCGTGGTGGGCGATTCATAAATGCCTCTGAAGTGGAAGCTCCGAGTGGCAATGATAGAGGTGTGACTGAACACAAGTTGCTGAACCGTCTACAGTGAATACTTGGCTCTAAAGAGCACATACTCTGCTGGACGTGCTAATTTGACCATTCCGCATATAGCCGAACTCAAATGCTTAGGTTGAAAGCCACAACACCACCGAGGACGACGGTGGAGTAAATATATCTCGCTCTCAAATACTATAAATGCCTTTCACTGCTGAAATATACTTCGTAGAAGCGTGCCAATTGCAAATCATTACATTTCAGTGCAGCGGCCATCCACCAGAAATCGCTCAGCCACGCAGCGTAAGCACTACCAACTACTTCACCCTGTGGACTCGCTACCCATGCGTGAAGCAAATGGTTCTTTATAGCTTGTTGCACTTGAAAGAAAGCATGCTGTTCTCTGCTAAGCACTTAGGTGAAGTGAAAATGGGCTAAAGTGATACATTTTGGTACAATACGCATTTTAAACATTTTAAGCTAGAAGCGCATTGTGTACGCACGAGTACTAAAACGGCAGATAAGGCCACAATGTCACGAAACTGCGTGGGTAGTAAACCGTATTGCTTTATGGGATAAATATTTTTGGAGATTTCCAAGTACTTCAATGGCTTGAACGTAAAAATTGTTCGATGAAATGATCATGCAAACAGTGATAGGCTCTGTGCGTATGGTATTTTTGTGCTTAACGCTGATGAATCAGGAATTAACAACATGCACAAACCTGTACGTGGCTGTTATCTGCAAGAGCTTCGCACTGCGTTAGGACGTCTTCGAAGTTGGCATGCTTGCCACATTCGTGTACGGTATTTCTGATATATTATTGGCCAGCTTACCACTTGGGTCATCAGCGACACGAGCTACCACTCCTTATGGACACATGTAAGCAAGTACAGAAATAAGGGATGCAGTAATTTTGTGAGCACAGTTCAGCATGGTTCACATGAACCGCATATTTTAAACCCACCTTTACCATTTCACCAGAGTTTTTCTACATTTTGAAATGTAAGTGACGTTCCTAAGTGCCTTCTATGGCTTAACTGCTTGCAACTTCACTCTGTGATGTTCTTGCTTACCGTAAATCCCTCGTTGCCAACGGCAGTGATGAGTGCCCGAGCGTATAAATACAAGACACCTCCGTACAACATGGCATTGGTGCCGTCCGGATAGTACAGAGGTGGTGCCAGTGCTCCAAGTGAAAGAGACAGGTGGTTCAGCAATTGCACGTATTCTGCGTACGGCGGATGGGTGTTGTCGCCCAGCAGCTGTTCTGCAGTGGACGCCTCGGAGCCGAACAACAGGCGCTGCCGGCGACGCGTCTCGATCCAGTACTCGGCAAACGAAGAAGCGTTGTCGGGGAAATCTTTGTATACTTCCTCGAGCACCTCCGGGTCGAGGAACTTCTCCGGGGGCCAAACCATGGTGGACATGTTTGTTAGTTTTCCCGCAGCGGCCTGCTTTGTGTCGTTGTCGAACCACGAACAAGCCCAAGTTTTGTCCACGGCCACCTGCGACGAAAGAACGAAGTTTGGCACGGGCAATGATTCCGAGGCGTGGATTTCGCACAGAACAGATCTGTTCAAGGGGCATAGAAGCTTATGACGTTTTTTAAGGGTTTGTTCTGCTACACGTAAAAAAAGACTACTCATGAATCAAATATTGACTAACTATAAAATAGTCACGTACAACGAAATGAGACACAGATTTTCTTACTCTAAACATTTTCTGACATTATTCTCGCTCCACTTTCCCCTCGGATTCAGTGGTATACAGAGTACCAAGGTAcatttggtttttttttattgcgacatcaATTAAAATGACACTCTCGACTGGTTCTTTCCGTCAACGTCGCCGTCATGTactgtatatgtatgtgtatataaaAGCTACAAAGAAAAATCACGCAGAGAACTATTTTTCGAAGTGTGCAACCGGGGATTCCAATTCGCGACACCTTCGGAGAGCACGGCGTTAGACGACTCAGCCATCAATTGTCAGCCTACAAATTTAACGATGATCTATACATCATTTGCCACTGGCGGTACGCAAAGCTCGGAAGTACCCCAGCGTGTTGTCCAAGCCATCAGTGATATGGCGCGCAGCAAGGGTCATCGCCCCGCTCGTTGCGTCTCGCGAACTTCTTCTACCTCTACCATCTGTTAGCAGCCACTGCAGCAATCGAAAGAAGTTTCGTGCTCTCTAACTTCAAGGCACGCTTATAGCGGTGGAAATACATGGCGCCATAAGCGCGCGCACGTGTGACCACGCCCTTTTGGGGTGAGTTATACGTATTGTATTTTCACCACAAAGTTTGCCTTGAAGTTGCAGAAAGCACGAAGCTTGCTTCGCTCGCCTTAGCGGCCGCCTTTGCAAATGGAGCGCGATACACAACTGATGGTCGCAACGCAACTGATGAAGCAACTGATGCTCGATGTGATTCCGTGCGAGTACTTTAGTACCACCGAAAAAGATGAGGCGATAAATATCAGAACCCCCTCAACTACCCTGTAGTAATCGTGTTTGTCGCTGACATTTTTCTGCACCAGTGTGAGCTTTGGGAAATTCTTTATCAACAAAACGTGTTGTCTGCTCTCGAAAATGACATGATCACTGCTTTTTACTTAAGAAACTTTCAAGTTTATAAAAAGTACTGCGAGCAAATAGCTTTATAGTGAGAGAACTTTATTCGCATTATTCTTGCAATATTTCTTTGCAGCTGAGTAGTATACAATGATTTATATATAACCTGTCCAAGAATGACATTATAGTGGCAGCCCAATTCACGAGTTAGGCCTACCTATGGCGTCCTTTACCATCACACTGAAAGACTACCAACTACATGAAGGTAGAAACATCTCATGCTGGCAATTTTTTTGCATGCATTCTAGTGCAAGACGATATAGAGAGTTAAAGTAGGTGTCGAATACCCAAGCTGGAAGCATTGCATGAGGCAGAAGTAATCAGACCCCAAGAGCCACCAGCAAAACGACATTGCAGCAAAGAACCTAAACTCGATGATTCTGAACGAGTACACGTTCGAATGCACCTATGCGACAGGACCTAACGCCGTGATGTGTAGGACTAAAGAGGCTTAGAGAACACTGGCACTGTAAAGGGGAATGACGGTATTTACGACTTCACACAGGAGACAACTCTGTTAACTGTGATCATGAGCACCTGTCAATTGCAGGTGCACGAAAACGCACACTGTCACTCGCTAAAGTAACCACAGTTCAATacaacacttcttttttttctgtggctcaGAGACTGTGGCAACTTCCTCGGTCGAGATTTAGACACATTGTCTTCGTGGTTCTTCAAACTCAATGTATTTCTATACGCAGTTCTTACTTGGAACGAACATGACCCTTTCTGACATAAAACTGTGAACCTGACGTAACATCTTGTGACTAAGGTTACCTTGCTCTTCAATAAATCGTAAATTATGGAAATAGATTGCCTTACGCAGAACTTGCCATGTTTATAACGGGCACGTCAAAACGtgcattttttttccattttcgtGAAGAGCCTTGTGTGATTTTCAAACAGCGATTTAGTGCAATTTGTGAAGGGCATGACGTGCGATCACGGTGAACAGGAAATGGAAAGAATGACGCAGTTGTTTTTACCCCTTTCTGTCCTCAGTGTTAGCACGCTGTGGAAGCATGGAGCGAAAAAGACCAAGTGGCTATGGACTTGCAACACAGTGGTATTTATTTTCGCAGGCAAATACGTAAGTATGGTGGTGAGCTTTTTGTTTCGAAGCTTGTGCTACATTCTTCCGCTACAACGTACACAGCACGTAAATAACATTCCATGTCATTTTCGCTATAGAGCTGACGATGAATATTGCCGCTGTGACTAGGTCAGCCAATGCATTCAACGCATGCGATGGACCTCCTACTTGAAGAACGGTAAATTCTTAAGGCAAGATGGACCCTGGAAGACTCAAGAAAGAGATTGAATTGACTGCACCTGCTTACTGAATGTTCAAAAAAGTAAAGTGCAGATATTGAATGCTTCAACAGACTTGAAGTCCTCAAACAGGGCTGTAACTTGCTCCAACGTCTTAACAAGAGGTCTAGTACTGTTGCTGTCTTAACGCATTGAAGAAGACAAGATCACTTGCCGAAACGTCTCCTTCAGTGAGAGTGCGTGTTGAAGAATTTTATTAACTGGACGTTTTCGGTGAAATTTCATGCTCGAATCTACGCAGCAGGCCTCTCCAGGTCAAGCTTATTGGTATTCTATAGCAAAAAACTCCAACACTTCCCGGAATAAGACCACGTCACATGGGGGTAAATATATGTTCAAGACAACAAACATTAATCGCAGGACATACTGTCCTGTCTACCTGCCTCCTATATGGGCCCATTTTAGGGGTTATGCAGTTTGCAATCTAATAGATTGGCCAATCCTAAGTAACATTTCGACAAATAAATAATGCTCGCGTACCTGGAGGATATCACCCAGAAGGTGGTCGATGTTGCGCCGCTCGTTTTCAGAAAAATGAGCTACAGTGGCCATGGCAGCAATGAGAAGCTTGTAGCCTGGCTCAATCTGGCCAGCGCAGAATCGAGGCCTTTCCTCTTCTGCATGGTGTTCGCTGCCATGGAGCACGAGAAGAACAGCCGTGGGGTAGGCAACAGCAGCGTACCCTTGCAGAAACAACCAGGACAGGTGGCGCAGCAGAGTCTTGTCGTCGACCTCGTCAATTATGTTTTTCATTCTCAGGAACTGAAAAATATCGCTGATAAGCACCGTTTCATTCATAGTGACAGGTGGATGGATTCTCGTCACAGCATTCAACAAGTTTATCGTATGCCGGCCAAAGAAGTAAGAGGTCATGTTTTCGAATTCCGTCAAGTTGAGCGATGCTTGAATGCGGGACTCGCAGGGACACGAAGGCAACAGTTTGTTGAAGATGTACGTGAGCACGTCATGCGTCCGCGACGCGTCTTTCGTGTCAGGCTCACTACTCTTGTTGCTTGAAAAAATTTCGTAAAGTTGAGCGTAGACGCTCTCGAAATATGTCTTTGGAATCTCGTTAATCATAGCCTTCCACAGCGCCATAAGGTAGTTCGGTGCAAAAAAGACGCGCCTCGACTTTTCTTCCGAAGTGGCGGGTATGATTCTCAAGGTGAACCAGAGGTGGACGTTCCAGTTGAAAGAGAGGTCGAAGAGGGGTTTCGCCGGCGTAACTGGTTCATCTGCATCATCGGGCCAAAGGATGTCACACTCGCGCATAAATTCTCGCATGACGTGAATGTGCGAGCCTGTCTCTGTCATGCAGCTGTCGAAAATAGCGGCCACTTTCTTGCCCACGGGGAAGTGGACCACGCCTTTGGCGAGCGTCTCCGGGAGTTTGTACAGCCAGGACAGGAACATGTCGGACAGCTGTGAGCGTGAGAGCTGAAACTCCTTGCGTGGCTTCCAGCGTGCACAGACGTACGCGCCGAAGTCGTCGCAAGGGTCGATGCTTTTGTCCAGTTGGTGGGATATCTGATACCTGTGGACAAGAAGGCCAGGAAGCGTTGAATGTTGAGCTGCGCATACGGCACCAGGGAAGAGCTATCTGAGCGTTCTGTAATAAACGTCCTCTAAGTGTGTGCATCTGATTTCATCGTTCATTTTGAACACGATGCTACGGGATCATCGATGTCAATGCCACGAGGAAGGCATGCACACGTTTCATAGCAATGAATCAGAGTCTTGAATGCTGAAGAATGTACACACACATCTTTGGGTTGTCAGCTGCTGAAGGTAAATCTAGATAAAATAGCAAAGTAATGAACATGGCGAATACGTGTCGATTGCCGTCCCTCGTGTGAACTATACAACGAAGTCCAAACAAATACCCCTTTCGCAGTGATTCAAGCATGAAGTCCACTGTGTaatcttttagaaaaaaaacaccaaaaagtGTTGGTTTCCTTGTGCCCTCAAAAAAACATTCGAATCTATCTAAGGGTCCTCAATGCCATTTTTAAGATTAGACAGCGGACATTAGGAAGAGAATGTTCAGACTTATAGGAATATTTGTAACGCGGTAAGTTTGGTGTTATATCAATTTTTAAGTGCCACGTTTGGGTACTTGCTATTTTGCGATCTGCATGCTGGTTTCAGCGTGTGTGTGTATGATTTTTCACGTAGGCAAATGCTGTAGAGGTGTTGCTGTGCGAAGACGGGTACCGCTTATTATTTGTTTTCTAAGGCACTCATGCTTCCAACCTTCTATTCTACTCATGCTTCCAACAGTCCCTTTAAAGGTGAATTAGCATCCCTAGCTGGAGGCTGCAGCTTTTTGACAAACTTTTCAGGGTCCACCTTAtagggtgtgggtcgttccctcctctgtagtagacgtcgtacgcacggacgaacggacacgaacgaacggatggtcttcgccccactcatcatcgttaaCTTCGTGGATGTGCTGGGATTTTTTTAGTACGCCAGTAGTCGCCACAACTATCGTtcccaacataatgtttattataTTGAAGCTATAGTTTTCCTTTATGTACAACTTCACGCATCTTTCTCATACGTTCCCTTCATTTCATGCACTTTGCATCATTAAGTGTGCAACCACAGCCAATGTATTATAGGTTTGTATTAAAGGGAAGCTTGTGTCTCACCGATGTGCCTCGCAGCCTTTCGTTTCGCAATACGATCGAAGACGCCGTTTCGGCTTGGGGTAGAGCAGGAAAACTGATGCCGCGACGATCGTGAGAAGGGTGATCGCCAACAGCGACACCGCGAGCAGCCTCTTCAATCTCCTTCGAGCAGGGCTCGAAAAGTATCGATCCTGCGATTAGTGCACGTATGGTTAGCGAAATTGCATGTTCGGTCCATTGCGAGTTTTACCAGATGATTAGCAC
Coding sequences within:
- the LOC119167294 gene encoding endothelin-converting enzyme 1-like, yielding MSSTSRKATEHNESSNTETNKPTAAVDASAASLFAAEKPEAASVHSDSEKAVASRVSNAEVQPHNHRRTSVVNPQPCPSVMPSPPVAASASDARTSQTMAQDVPAKLADTAVKQDASPRTALSKRTPAADLSSKADHLGDAPSTGSDSPAITGSTISPGKPGSMVSGSSQVADMYKTLETLTAFGEKQRTRQDSTRASNTTYNIRLELSSTTDRYFSSPARRRLKRLLAVSLLAITLLTIVAASVFLLYPKPKRRLRSYCETKGCEAHRYQISHQLDKSIDPCDDFGAYVCARWKPRKEFQLSRSQLSDMFLSWLYKLPETLAKGVVHFPVGKKVAAIFDSCMTETGSHIHVMREFMRECDILWPDDADEPVTPAKPLFDLSFNWNVHLWFTLRIIPATSEEKSRRVFFAPNYLMALWKAMINEIPKTYFESVYAQLYEIFSSNKSSEPDTKDASRTHDVLTYIFNKLLPSCPCESRIQASLNLTEFENMTSYFFGRHTINLLNAVTRIHPPVTMNETVLISDIFQFLRMKNIIDEVDDKTLLRHLSWLFLQGYAAVAYPTAVLLVLHGSEHHAEEERPRFCAGQIEPGYKLLIAAMATVAHFSENERRNIDHLLGDILQVAVDKTWACSWFDNDTKQAAAGKLTNMSTMVWPPEKFLDPEVLEEVYKDFPDNASSFAEYWIETRRRQRLLFGSEASTAEQLLGDNTHPPYAEYVQLLNHLSLSLGALAPPLYYPDGTNAMLYGGVLYLYARALITAVGNEGFTVNAEAEVTSSWLSREVQNAFKRRALHCLPGGVSIFPEVPAMEVAYEAFKRRIDKNNTQLSEDLTEEKVFFITACLSTCARTPSDNLFGGDCNKAVMNFAPFADAFNCPAGSKMNPKDKCSYYDSFRDTSY